In a single window of the Mugil cephalus isolate CIBA_MC_2020 chromosome 6, CIBA_Mcephalus_1.1, whole genome shotgun sequence genome:
- the LOC125009196 gene encoding complement factor H-like translates to MHTIIKSCALLLWLHTLTFVKSQDCALQQFLDDPSLYDSNFDTTGLQASYPGGKQVRVGCNVGYSGFYKLICVEGKWQSRGSRCQPKSCGHPGDAEFADFQLQKGDDFVFGSQVLYTCYPGYQMVSRTNIRRCMADGWDGNLPVCEAQLCPVIHVADNVQVYGDTEEATYGKVVRFSCKSSTEILKGAPEIFCNENSEWNEEPPTCKEITCGRPAILNGFVRGNIEEYREHQVLDYGCNAQYKRSEERSTKCVKVGSRAEWSPTPLCEYATCKVKVPPLVGTRYEPSGKSVFSPGDRVRVICGEKYFIFNRQTASAEILCNDMGSWEHRPLCEEITCSRPDSQLLDYWGGGWYLKRAGDTATYRCISGYKSTNGDDRATCARDGWTPNPLCQEITCMTQDHPNAIIGGIIKPVYKYNDQVRYICKNDHTRYFTLTCTDKGLWRGSVHCPDIGCSKPVIKDVDIIENDRRERFSHGERVACRCNHGARESFTVTCDQGKWTGIKSCSGCGELSVEHGFGVHPNATVPLAYYTCDEGYKLFTKGWWAEAKCNDGEWSKLDQCIEQSQCGEEPVIPNGKATRRETRQGPVQTLQIDCDAGYLASIAQLRCQEGQWNLELPPEEICKRNADLCGPPPKVENAVVSTPYQKEYLSTSQVTYQCRDQHRIQGEDTIRCRDGEWERKNIKCIPFCGKLKDKMKTMTFSKSKERYATGDVINYRCVVPEPIARGTATCENGTWIKTVECKVKPCPTPNNINGGRHAIIKGKGYVYGTAVKYTCNEGYRMEGQHTLKCTLDGWDNIEPRCERVTCQVGSVTPGFAAPPAGETVTAGESLVFSCRDNYDLEGDGEVECLGTGEWSGPFPTCSKKCQVQNVPSTVNYTPRVPTLSKGETLTFSCKNQQHVIQGSSTAECLENGEWSKTFPSCGASSHCGRPPSLEGGDTEEATRDQYNRYDRVKYICQRFYTMEGGPYKTCINGEWTGDIRCLKPCTVDQDAMTRHNIRFKYSYQDKLYSTHNDEIEFTCSSGRHVGRVGMRQRCLHGVIELPTCESCSTLPEVRHARVSEESKKTEYQEGDVIDFPCELGYRSDQTSKYVCTRAGWQMALQGMCYSCSVTPDVPHGYVTEETRKADYEVGDMIDFACEAGYSSGWTIKYVCSSQGWLRVRQGSCHLSASGCDAYPANDNVTVKGLLGNGNPVPPDHILTFSCDDPGKHLEGSSVLICGKDGQWDNPFPSCKGRSNVQKNKEVTKPPTKRRTPAAKTGCYASQTRSVRPNHSATREDTHQTMTPHGAGAGAGAGARPTAPLLQPHKTSRKLPQRKTNKGGGGGAALLFATTHKNTCKAAAMHPHLYVAGLPPTNGEMKAGHKLHFQCSNDYKLDGPKEIECLQTGQWNSPFPTCSASSYCGRPPSLEGGDTEEATRDQYNRNNRVKYICQSFYTMEGGPYKTCINGEWTGDIRCLKPCTLDQDAMTRHDIRLKYTHQNKLYSTHNDVIEFVCTRGRHVGGVGMRQRCLNGVIELPTLALCSLSKKFLQREGFLGGGVPETVSLAYVFISVCMTVRQHILWSITWIFIMRISYLLWLFISWVDVKKSSQQNVPSHCGRPPSLADGDTVQTTQERYNQYNRVEYVCQSNYIMVGGPYKICIDGEWAGVIRCLAPSYCGRPPPLEGGDTGEATRDQYNHNDRVQYICQRYYTMEGGPHKTCNNGEWTGDIRCLKPCTVDQDAMTRHNIRFRFSYQNKLYLTHNDEIEFVCTRGRHVGRVGMRQRCLHGVIELPTCY, encoded by the exons ATGCATACAATAATCAAAAGCTGTGCTCTACTTTTGTGGTTGCATACGTTGACCTTTGTGAAAAGCCAAG ATTGTGCTCTTCAACAGTTTTTAGATGACCCAAGCTTGTATGATTCCAATTTTGACACCACTGGTCTTCAGGCCAGCTACCCTGGTGGAAAACAAGTAAGAGTGGGCTGCAATGTTGGTTACAGTGGCTTTTACAAGCTGATTTGTGTCGAAGGAAAGTGGCAGTCTAGAGGCAGTAGATGTCAAC cAAAATCATGTGGTCACCCCGGTGATGCAGAGTTTGCAGATTTTCAACTCCAGAAAGGAGACGATTTTGTGTTTGGATCACAAGTTCTATACACCTGCTACCCTGg TTATCAAATGGTCAGTCGGACGAACATTCGCCGTTGCATGGCTGACGGCTGGGATGGAAACCTTCCAGTCTGTGAAG CCCAACTGTGTCCAGTGATTCATGTGGCCGATAATGTTCAAGTGTATGGGGATACAGAAGAAGCAACCTACGGCAAAGTAGTACGATTTAGCTGCAAGTCCAGCACTGAAATCCTGAAAGGGGCACCAGAGATTTTTTGTAATGAAAACAGCGAATGGAATGAAGAACCTCCTACATGCAAAG aGATAACATGTGGAAGACCTGCTATTTTAAATGGCTTTGTGAGGGGAAATATCGAAGAGTACAGAGAACATCAAGTCCTGGACTATGGGTGTAATGCTCAATATAAGCGTTCTGAAGAAAGATCTACAAAATGCGTAAAAGTAGGATCAAGAGCAGAGTGGAGCCCCACAcctttgtgtgaat ACGCAACGTGCAAAGTGAAAGTGCCACCACTGGTAGGAACGCGATATGAACCATCTggcaaaagtgttttttctcctgGTGACAGAGTGAGAGTTATTTGTGGAGAGAAATACTTCATTTTCAACCGTCAGACGGCCTCAGCAGAGATTCTTTGTAACGACATGGGATCCTGGGAGCATAGACCACTATGTGAAG AGATCACATGCAGCCGTCCCGACAGCCAACTTTTAGATTACTGGGGTGGAGGTTGGTATCTTAAAAGAGCGGGTGACACTGCAACTTATAGGTGTATATCAGGCTACAAGAGCACGAATGGAGATGATCGGGCCACATGTGCCAGAGATGGATGGACACCAAACCCACTTTGTCAAG agatAACATGCATGACACAGGATCACCCAAATGCTATCATTGGTGGAATAATTAAGCCAGTATACAAGTACAATGATCAGGTCAGGTATATCTGCAAGAATGATCATACCCGATATTTTACTCTAACCTGCACGGACAAAGGATTGTGGAGGGGATCTGTTCACTGTCCAG ACATTGGCTGCTCAAAACCTGTCATTAAAGATGTGGACATTATTGAAAATGACAGGAGGGAGCGTTTCAGTCATGGTGAGCGTGTTGCATGCAGGTGCAATCACGGTGCTAGAGAATCTTTTACTGTTACCTGTGATCAAGGTAAATGGACGGGGATTAAAAGCTGTTCAG GTTGTGGAGAACTTTCTGTTGAGCATGGATTTGGGGTTCATCCAAATGCAACAGTGCCATTAGCGTACTACACCTGTGATGAGGGTTACAAGCTTTTCACCAAAGGCTGGTGGGCTGAAGCCAAATGTAATGATGGTGAATGGTCTAAACTTGACCAATGCATTG AGCAAAGCCAATGTGGAGAAGAACCCGTGATTCCTAATGGGAAGGCAACACGTCGAGAGACCAGACAAGGACCTGTCCAAACTTTACAGATCGATTGTGATGCTGGATACTTGGCTTCAATCGCTCAGTTAAGGTGTCAAGAAGGACAGTGGAATTTAGAATTACCCCCTGAAGAAATCTGCAAAC GTAATGCTGATCTCTGTGGTCCCCCTCCTAAAGTTGAGAATGCTGTTGTTTCGACGCCATATCAGAAGGAATACTTGTCTACCTCCCAAGTAACTTATCAGTGCCGTGATCAGCATAGGATCCAGGGAGAAGACACAATTAGATGCAGAGACGGAGAATGGGAGAGGAAGAACATTAAGTGTATCC CATTCTGTGGGAAGCTTAAAGACAAGATGAAAACAATGACTTTCTCAAAAAGTAAAGAAAGGTATGCGACTGGAGACGTCATCAATTATCGGTGCGTCGTACCTGAGCCAATAGCTCGAGGCACTGCAACATGTGAGAATGGCACATGGATTAAAACAGTGGAATGTAAAG tgAAACCATGTCCGACTCCTAATAATATTAATGGTGGCCGGCATGCCATCATTAAGGGTAAAGGCTATGTTTATGGAACAGCTGTGAAATACACATGCAATGAAGG GTATCGAATGGAGGGTCAGCACACTTTGAAGTGTACGCTGGATGGTTGGGACAATATCGAGCCACGTTGTGAAA gagTCACGTGTCAAGTTGGTTCAGTAACCCCTGGTTTTGCGGCACCACCGGCAGGTGAAACGGTGACAGCTGGAGAGAGCTTGGTGTTCAGCTGCAGAGATAACTATGACCtggaaggagatggagaagtcGAATGTTTAGGAACTGGAGAGTGGAGTGGCCCCTTTCCAACCTGCTCTA AGAAATGCCAAGTCCAGAATGTGCCATCCACTGTAAACTACACCCCACGAGTACCAACCCTAAGTAAAGgagaaacattaacattttcttGCAAAAATCAACAACACGTGATTCAAGGGAGTTCAACTGCTGAATGTTTGGAAAATGGAGAGTGGAGTAAAACTTTTCCGAGTTGTGGAG CTTCTTCACATTGTGGAAGACCACCCTCTCTGGAAggtggagacacagaggaagctACTCGAGATCAGTACAACCGGTACGACAGGGTTAAATACATTTGTCAACGTTTCTACACTATGGAGGGTGGGCCTTACAAAACCTGCATCAATGGTGAATGGACCGGAGACATTAGATGCCTCA AACCCTGCACGGTGGATCAAGACGCCATGACCAGGCATAATATTAGATTCAAGTATTCATATCAAGATAAGCTGTATTCAACCCACAATGATGAAATTGAGTTTACGTGTTCCAGCGGAAGACATGTTGGTAGAGTGGGAATGCGTCAGAGGTGTCTTCATGGTGTTATTGAGCTGCCCACTTGCGAGT CATGTTCAACTCTCCCAGAAGTTCGTCACGCTCGTGtgtcagaagaaagcaaaaaaactgAATACCAGGAAGGAGACGTCATCGATTTCCCTTGTGAACTTGGTTATAGGTCAGATCAAACCTCAAAGTATGTATGCACAAGAGCAGGCTGGCAGATGGCCCTTCAAGGAATGTGCTACT CATGCTCAGTGACCCCTGATGTCCCACATGGATACGTAACAGAAGAGACCAGAAAAGCTGACTATGAAGTAGGAGACATGATCGATTTCGCTTGTGAGGCTGGTTATTCTTCAGGTTGGACCATCAAATACGTTTGTTCCAGTCAGGGCTGGTTGCGGGTCCGCCAGGGATCGTGTCACC tttcagcttcGGGCTGTGACGCCTATCCTGCCAATGACAATGTCACAGTGAAGGGTTTACTAGGAAATGGTAATCCCGTACCTCCTGATCACATCCTCACATTCAGCTGTGATGACCCTGGGAAACATCTAGAGGGAAGTTCAGTGCTGATATGCGGTAAAGACGGACAGTGGGATAATCCTTTCCCCTCTTGCAAAG GCAGGAGCAAtgttcagaaaaacaaagaggtcACCAAACCCCCCACTAAAAGGCGGACGCCGGCAGCCAAGACGGGCTGCTACGCATCGCAGACGAGGAGCGTACGACCCAACCACAG CGCAACGAGAGAGGATACGCACCAGACAATGACACCAcacggagccggagccggagccggagccggagccagACCAACAGCCCCTCTGTTGCAGCCACACAAGACGTCCCGGAAATTACCCCAGCGGAAGACGAACaaaggaggcggaggaggggcCGCTCTTTTATTTGCGACCACCCATA AGAACACCTGTAAAGCTGCAGCGATGCATCCTCACCTCTATGTAGCTGGGTTACCACCAACAAATGGAGAAATGAAAGCTGGACACAAATTACACTTTCAATGCAGCAATGATTATAAACTGGATGGACCTAAAGAAATTGAGTGTTTGCAAACTGGGCAGTGGAATTCCCCCTTCCCAACTTGTTCTG CTTCTTCATATTGTGGAAGACCACCCTCTCTGGAAggtggagacacagaggaagctACTCGAGATCAGTACAACCGGAACAACAGGGTTAAATACATTTGTCAAAGTTTCTACACTATGGAGGGTGGGCCTTACAAAACCTGCATCAATGGTGAATGGACTGGAGACATTAGATGCCTCA AACCCTGCACGTTGGATCAAGACGCCATGACCAGGCATGATATTAGATTGAAGTATACACATCAAAATAAGCTGTATTCAACCCACAATGATGTAATTGAGTTTGTGTGTACCAGGGGAAGACATGTTGGTGGAGTGGGAATGCGTCAGAGGTGTCTAAATGGTGTTATTGAGCTGCCCACTT TGGCCCTGTGTAGTTTAAGCAAAA AATTCTTACAGAG GGagggttttttggggggaggtGTTCCTGAGACCGTTTCTCTTGcatatgtgtttatttctgtttgcatgACTGTGAGACAACACATACTCTGGTCAATAACCTGGATCTTCATTATGAGAATCTCTTACCTTCTTTGGCTTTTTATCTCATGGGTAGACGTGAAGAAATCTTCGCAGCAGAATG TTCCTTCACATTGTGGAAGACCACCCTCTCTGGCAGATGGAGACACGGTGCAAACTACTCAAGAACGGTACAACCAGTACAACAGGGTTGAATACGTTTGTCAAAGTAACTACATTATGGTGGGTGGGCCTTACAAAATCTGCATTGATGGTGAATGGGCTGGAGTGATTAGATGCCTCG CTCCTTCATATTGTGGAAGACCACCCCCTCTGGAAGGTGGAGACACAGGGGAAGCTACTCGAGATCAGTACAACCACAATGACAGGGTTCAATACATTTGTCAACGTTACTACACTATGGAGGGTGGGCCTCACAAAACCTGCAACAATGGTGAATGGACTGGAGACATTAGATGCCTCA AACCCTGCACGGTGGATCAAGACGCCATGACCAGGCATAATATTAGATTCAGGTTTTCATATCAAAATAAGCTGTATCTCACCCACAATGATGAAATTGAGTTTGTGTGTACCAGGGGAAGACATGTTGGTAGAGTGGGAATGCGTCAGAGGTGTCTTCATGGTGTTATTGAGCTGCCCACTTGTTATTGa